The window CAGCATGTTTCAACATTCCATATAGCCAAAACGATCCCCAGCAGACAACTTGATCAGAGACACTCATTGCCATGCAGTAAACGATGCATATCATACTTGGTAGGATTGCAGCAACATAGCTTAGGTCTTCAACTTGTCATCAGTACATTACCAAAACGTTGATTACTCGAACAAAACTACCTGGAAAAAAGATGAAGGTGCCAAGAACACAAGCGTATGAATCAGGCGGCTGGCCTAGCTAGATCTACTTCTCGGAGGAGTTGGGGCCGCGCTTCTTGCCGAATCCGACGACGGCGGTGACGAAGCGGCGGTTGTACTGCATGCGCTTGTAGGCGCGGCCGCggggcttcttcttcttgtcctgcTTCGCCACCTTCGGCGTCTGCCCACGCACCTTCCCAGCGCGGGCCAGCGATCCGTGAACCTTACCTGCGCCAGGAGCACAGAAACCCGTCAGAACTCACTCAGTAAGGCGATTAACTACGGGGATGTGCACAAGTGGtgaaagggaagaagaagagaagatcattacccatggcggcggcggcggagctttgATGCTAGGGCGATTTGGGAGGAGACGACGAGGAACTCGGCCTGTTGCGGCGGCGGTGTCTGCTCGAAACGCTGCCCTAGACGGCTTTATAACGCGACACTTTATTGGGCTGGTTGTTTTGAGCACTAGGCCCACTAAGAGCCCAGTAACCTTCTCCGTGTAGACTGGAGAGCCCACGAGAGCAGCAAAGCATAGCCGGGCGCGAGCTGCACACCACTCCACCCCccacctcggcggcggcgtttgTGCCTGCGAAGAGAGAAACCGAGGTGCGGGGAACTCGGAGAGGAGTGAGGATGCCTCGGCCGGAGTTTCAGGCGCCGCCGGATGTGTTCTACAACGAATCGGAGGCCCGCAAGTACACCACCTCCTCCCGTATCATCGAAATCCAGGTGAGCGAGCGAAGCACCTACCCCGTTTGATATGAGCTTTGCCGATTTCGCGGTGCTGAGACGGAGAATCGTGCCTTCTTTCAGTCGAGGATTTCGGAGAGGGCGCTGGAGCTGCTCGCTCTCCCCAACGATGGCGTCCCCAAGCTGCTTCTCGACATAGGTCAGCTTCTTCTCTTCAGGCTCATGGTATCTGGCTTACGATAGAACACTGCACGGTCTGCTGCTTTGACGGGggagatgattttttttagagagaGAATCCATAATTCGCGATCGCGTTTGATGGAACACTCAACACTACGCTGCTTTTGCAAATGAAAGGCATTTATATTTTGAATAAGTGCTTGCTTGCGATGACTTTTTGTGTTCTGATTGCTAGGATGCGGTTCGGGACTTAGTGGTGAGACATTGACGGAGCATGGCCACCACTGGATTGGCTATGATATTTCGAAGTCGATGCTCGGTGAGGAACtctctttgtttctttctcttaGGCTTGTTTGGCACCAATCGGAAAAGGAAATGGGACTttgcaggaggaggagctttGTAGATATCTTGGTTTGTTACCTGCTTCCCCTTTTATAACATCAAATGTTTTGTACAGATGTTGCCTTGGAGCGTGAAACAGAAGGTGACCTACTACTTGCAGATATGGGTCAGGTACGAGGAGCATTGTGCCAGGGACAGGTTTATGAGTTTTAGATCCAGATGTGTGTGTCATAAACCTAGAGGGAAATGCATTGACTTTACCAGAGTATTGTATCAAGTTATATGTCATAAGTTAATTCATCCATAGTAGCACCAACATTGCACAATTGACCATGATAGTTCTCATAGTTGATCCTCCACAGTAAACGTAGAAGAACCTTCAAAGTCCAAACTTTTATAGTTACAAGAGAATCGAATCCATGAACCTAAAAAATTCTAGAGTTGGCTTGTCCAACTCACACAAGCTGGACTTCgtgaaaaataaatttcaacATGCTTCTTAGTATTTTCTTAATACAGTTATGCTAATGTCTTCAAAATTGCTTCAATAGAGTCAGTCTGCAATTGTCAAACTATGGTTTGTTATATTCGGATCAATTCATGTTTTTGTTATATTCGTATCAATTCATGTTCCAGGGACTGGGCTTGCGACCAGGAGTTATTGATGGTGCAATTAGTATTTCAGCAGTTCAGGTAATCTTTAACATTTAAGTTCTTCAACTCATTGATCATGAGTATCTTGTTCCTAATTCCTCAGTTCACAACTTTTCCTAATGTTTTCCTATGTATGCAGTGGTTATGCAATGCTGACAAATCCTCTCATGATCCAAGACTGCGGTTAAAGTATGGACTTAAGTTTTTTTGTCCTGTTTTTCTTAGGTTGCCTGCAACCAATTTTTAACCTCAACATGGTGGTATAATTTGCAGGGCTTTCTTTGGCTCGTTATATAGATGCCTAGCTAGGGGAGCAAGAGCTGTTCTACAATTTTATGCTGATAACGTGAAGCAGAGTGAGATGATTGTGACTTTTGCCATGCGTGCTGGTTTTGCTGGTGGAGTGGTTGTTGACTGGCCTCATAGGTAAGGATTAAATCACCTCACAGCAATTGTGTGCCAACTGTCCTGTAAATTTTGGTTTTGCTTATGGGCATGTGTTTCTTATGACAGTTCAAAAGCAAAGAAGTCCTACCTTGTCCTCACTTGTGGCCCACCTTCGATTAATACGTCGCTTCCAAAGGGTAAAGGTGAAAATGGCGAGATGTGCAGCGACGATGATGCTGATGAGAGCAGTGAAGAAGATGGTGACAAAACAGTAAGCTAACACACTTCACAGAACTCATTTCTGTACATAAATCATGGATTTATTTAGTGTTTTGatgttatatatttttttctgttTATTGCTTATCTTGTTTTGTTTATTCTGGGCTCCTCAATTACTATAATTGTAAGATATCAATGTTTATGAATGAGTCTTAGATTGAAGTATTGAGTTACTGGTTAGTGCTTCCTATGAACCAGGTACTGGAATTAAACAATCATATAGCCACTCGTGAATAGATAACTTCAAATGTAGTCTTCGGAGACCCTTTGAAAACATAAAAGATCTAACTTGCTTCTTTGGTTTTACATAGTAATTCCTAGCTGCCAAATTGCTATAGATACTGCAAATAGGCATAGCTGATATATCATAGTGTTCTTGTTTTCTCTTTTAGGCTCTTATCTTATGATCTTATGATTTCTCTACTGTGTTATCGTGTATTATGGGGGTAATATGCCAGCACTGGATGAAATTGTTCTCTTGATGCAGGTGGGCATATATGAAAGGAATAGGTCTAAGAAGAGGCAGAAGACGAAAAAGAACGGGAAAGGCAAGGATTGGCTCTTGAAGAAAAAGGAGCAGATGAGAAGAAGAGGCCATGATGTGCCGGCGGACACGAAGTACACAGGGCGGAAGCGGAAGACCTACTTCTAACTATGTCGTGCCTATACCCAGCCGTGCTTGTTATGCTGGCTGTTTATTAGTAGTTTTGTACTGGTAGTTCATTAGCATCAGCAAAAAATTTCTGTAAGAGTGAGATAGATGCCGGGTCGCTGTAGTGATTGCTATTCACAGCTGTACCGACGTCTTGCAGTTTTGACAATGTTGTGAGAAAACTATGCCATTTTTGTAGAACATCTGTTGAGGTGAGTATAGTTGGTTATTTGCCTGAATTAGTAAGTACTCCAGGTCGCCGGGTCTGAATTCCTTTGTCTAAAAGAAGCGCGTTTCATCATGTGCTCATGTTGTTTGGGGGAGTGAAATGTGAGGGTGGTTtgcatggtggcggcggcgggcccaaTCTGGATAACGTAACGCTCCGTCGAGCCCGTTCCCTTGGCTTTTGGTAGTTGAGGCAGCCACTCCCGACTCCCGAGCCAGTCCCCGCGCGGTCGCCGTGGCCACTCCGGCTGCGCCGGCCCGAGCCGGCGGTCGCATGTCCAGCTCGGCGCCGCGACGCAGCAGCCTCTTCCGCGTGAGCTGCCGGTATCGCCCACGCGTGACCGCGTCGGGTCCCGCGGCCAcgaggagcggcgccgcccgcggtcGCGCG is drawn from Panicum virgatum strain AP13 chromosome 1N, P.virgatum_v5, whole genome shotgun sequence and contains these coding sequences:
- the LOC120657528 gene encoding 40S ribosomal protein S30-like: MGKVHGSLARAGKVRGQTPKVAKQDKKKKPRGRAYKRMQYNRRFVTAVVGFGKKRGPNSSEK
- the LOC120657524 gene encoding 18S rRNA (guanine-N(7))-methyltransferase RID2-like encodes the protein MPRPEFQAPPDVFYNESEARKYTTSSRIIEIQSRISERALELLALPNDGVPKLLLDIGCGSGLSGETLTEHGHHWIGYDISKSMLDVALERETEGDLLLADMGQGLGLRPGVIDGAISISAVQWLCNADKSSHDPRLRLKAFFGSLYRCLARGARAVLQFYADNVKQSEMIVTFAMRAGFAGGVVVDWPHSSKAKKSYLVLTCGPPSINTSLPKGKGENGEMCSDDDADESSEEDGDKTVGIYERNRSKKRQKTKKNGKGKDWLLKKKEQMRRRGHDVPADTKYTGRKRKTYF